One Ranitomeya variabilis isolate aRanVar5 chromosome 5, aRanVar5.hap1, whole genome shotgun sequence DNA window includes the following coding sequences:
- the NTF3 gene encoding neurotrophin-3 isoform X1, with amino-acid sequence MVNPAATILQVNKVMSILFCVMFLPYLCGIHATTMDKRNLPESSMNSLFIKLMQADLLKNKISNQVVNVKEVKQQSTIPKAEILDVDMVDSGKSDFQPVISIEAELFKQQKQKRYNSPRVLLSDSLPLEPPPLYLMDDFIGHSSSSNRTSRRKRFAEHKSHRGEYSVCDSESLWITNKSNAIDIRGHQVTVLGEIKTGNSPIKQYFYETRCKDARPFKNGCRGIDDKHWNSQCKTSQTYVRALTSENSLLVGWRWIRIDTSCVCALSRKIGRT; translated from the coding sequence aTCTTACAGGTGAATAAGGTGATGTCCATCCTGTTCTGTGTGATGTTTCTTCCTTATCTTTGTGGCATCCACGCTACCACCATGGATAAAAGGAATTTGCCAGAAAGTTCCATGAATTCCCTATTTATTAAGCTCATGCAAGCAGACCTTCTAAAAAACAAGATTTCCAATCAAGTGGTCAACGTCAAGGAGGTCAAGCAGCAAAGTACGATACCAAAAGCGGAAATACTTGACGTGGACATGGTTGACAGTGGGAAATCTGACTTCCAACCGGTCATCTCAATAGAAGCGGAGCTGTTTAAGCAGCAAAAACAAAAACGCTATAACTCACCGCGAGTGCTTTTGAGCGATAGTCTTCCTTTGGAACCACCACCTTTGTATCTTATGGATGACTTCATCGGACACTCGTCATCTTCCAACAGAACCTCGAGGAGGAAAAGATTTGCAGAGCACAAAAGTCACCGAGGGGAATATTCCGTGTGCGATAGCGAAAGTTTATGGATCACAAATAAGTCGAATGCGATTGACATTCGGGGACACCAAGTAACTGTGTTGGGTGAAATTAAGACTGGGAATTCGCCCATCAAGCAATATTTTTATGAAACCAGATGTAAAGACGCACGGCCCTTCAAAAATGGATGCCGAGGCATTGACGACAAACACTGGAATTCTCAATGTAAAACATCCCAAACTTATGTCCGGGCATTGACTTCAGAAAACAGTTTACTGGTGGGCTGGCGATGGATAAGGATAGACACGTCTTGCGTGTGTGCGTTATCGAGGAAAATAGGAAGAACATAG
- the NTF3 gene encoding neurotrophin-3 isoform X2 translates to MSILFCVMFLPYLCGIHATTMDKRNLPESSMNSLFIKLMQADLLKNKISNQVVNVKEVKQQSTIPKAEILDVDMVDSGKSDFQPVISIEAELFKQQKQKRYNSPRVLLSDSLPLEPPPLYLMDDFIGHSSSSNRTSRRKRFAEHKSHRGEYSVCDSESLWITNKSNAIDIRGHQVTVLGEIKTGNSPIKQYFYETRCKDARPFKNGCRGIDDKHWNSQCKTSQTYVRALTSENSLLVGWRWIRIDTSCVCALSRKIGRT, encoded by the coding sequence ATGTCCATCCTGTTCTGTGTGATGTTTCTTCCTTATCTTTGTGGCATCCACGCTACCACCATGGATAAAAGGAATTTGCCAGAAAGTTCCATGAATTCCCTATTTATTAAGCTCATGCAAGCAGACCTTCTAAAAAACAAGATTTCCAATCAAGTGGTCAACGTCAAGGAGGTCAAGCAGCAAAGTACGATACCAAAAGCGGAAATACTTGACGTGGACATGGTTGACAGTGGGAAATCTGACTTCCAACCGGTCATCTCAATAGAAGCGGAGCTGTTTAAGCAGCAAAAACAAAAACGCTATAACTCACCGCGAGTGCTTTTGAGCGATAGTCTTCCTTTGGAACCACCACCTTTGTATCTTATGGATGACTTCATCGGACACTCGTCATCTTCCAACAGAACCTCGAGGAGGAAAAGATTTGCAGAGCACAAAAGTCACCGAGGGGAATATTCCGTGTGCGATAGCGAAAGTTTATGGATCACAAATAAGTCGAATGCGATTGACATTCGGGGACACCAAGTAACTGTGTTGGGTGAAATTAAGACTGGGAATTCGCCCATCAAGCAATATTTTTATGAAACCAGATGTAAAGACGCACGGCCCTTCAAAAATGGATGCCGAGGCATTGACGACAAACACTGGAATTCTCAATGTAAAACATCCCAAACTTATGTCCGGGCATTGACTTCAGAAAACAGTTTACTGGTGGGCTGGCGATGGATAAGGATAGACACGTCTTGCGTGTGTGCGTTATCGAGGAAAATAGGAAGAACATAG